The sequence below is a genomic window from bacterium.
CAGGCCGCCTCGATCATGGACATCGTCTACCGGATGAAGGCCGAACTGGAGGAGCGAGGCTGATGGACCTGCTGGTCGAGCGCTGCGGACCGGTGTGGAGCCCCGATCCGCACATCCCCTACCGCATGGAGGAGCTGCCCGGGGACTGCATCGTGGTCCGCCGGGGCCGGGTGGCCTGGACGGGCGGGAGCGCTGCGCCCGAGGTCCTCCGCGCACGCCAGGAAGGCATGGCGACGCTGGACGCCGCCGGCGCCATGGTCCTGCCCGGTTTCGTGGACAGCCACACGCATCCCGTCTTCTTCGAGCATCGCGCCGCGGAGTACGAGCTGCGCAACGCCGGCCGGAGCTACCTGGAGATCCAGGAGGCGGGGGGCGGCATCCTGGGCAGCCGCCGCAGCCTGATGGCCGCCGATCCCGCCGGCCTCAAGGAGCGGGTGCGCGCCCGCCTGCGCCGTTTCCTGGCGCTGGGCACCACCACGATCGAGGCCAAGAGCGGCTACGGCCTCAGCGTGGAGCACGAGCTGCTCTCGCTCTCCATCCTGCGCGAGCTGGCCGCCGAGGAGCCCATCGGCATCCATCCCACCCTGCTCGCCGCCCATGGCGTCCCGCCCGAGCACCGCGCCGACCGCGGCGAGTGGTTCCGCCTCATCCGCGAGGAGATCCTGCCCGTCGTCGCCCGTGAGGGCCTGGCCGAGGCGCTGGACGCTTTTTGCGAGCCGGGCGTCCTCTCCGTGGAGGAGACGGAGGACCTGATGCGGGCCGGCCAGGAGCTGGGCCTGGCCGTGCGCCTGCACGCCGAGCAGATCGGCCACGGCGGCGGAGCCCGCCTCGCCGCCCGGCTGGGGGCCCTCTCCGCCGATCACCTGGAGCAGGTGGACGAGGCGGACATCGCGGCCCTGGCCGCGGCCGGCACCGTCTTCGGCCTCCTGCCCGGCTCCACCTTCTTCCTGGGGCAGCGCGAGTACGCCCCGGCCCGCCGCATCATCGCCGCCGGCGGGCGCATC
It includes:
- the hutI gene encoding imidazolonepropionase codes for the protein MDLLVERCGPVWSPDPHIPYRMEELPGDCIVVRRGRVAWTGGSAAPEVLRARQEGMATLDAAGAMVLPGFVDSHTHPVFFEHRAAEYELRNAGRSYLEIQEAGGGILGSRRSLMAADPAGLKERVRARLRRFLALGTTTIEAKSGYGLSVEHELLSLSILRELAAEEPIGIHPTLLAAHGVPPEHRADRGEWFRLIREEILPVVAREGLAEALDAFCEPGVLSVEETEDLMRAGQELGLAVRLHAEQIGHGGGARLAARLGALSADHLEQVDEADIAALAAAGTVFGLLPGSTFFLGQREYAPARRIIAAGGRIALATDYNPGSSHIQSMPFILTLATCQLKMTAAEAIWSATMGGAVSLGRGDRLGCLRPGWTADLCLWPFSALEELPYTVGDNRPLRVVRQGVVLAPEAGYPNLTGLGTFSHG